A window of Rhododendron vialii isolate Sample 1 chromosome 11a, ASM3025357v1 contains these coding sequences:
- the LOC131308927 gene encoding 2-oxoglutarate-dependent dioxygenase 19-like, which produces MAPATSLFVENPIETPSQASKRISVKALVESPGLASIPSNYSYSSNPNESAASNPDEDTFPIIDFSLLTSADPHQRSKIIQDLDRACREWGFFMLVNHGVSKSLMKEVLEGCNEFFNLPMEEKMEFEGKDIWQPIRFGTGIDVKVEKFFSWRDFLKCYVHPQFNFPNKPKGFSDVAQEYTKRSREVIKELLRGVSESLGFEGSYIEKAMNLDSGLQIFAANLYPVCPQPETAMGIPAHTDHGLLTLLIENDIGGLQIQHNGEWFNVHPLPNSFLVNTGDHLEILSNGRYKSIKHRAVVNNKATRISIASPLGPSLDTVVSPAPELMERENRPAAFLPMKYKEYMDRQLEGKPVSDSVRLPVA; this is translated from the exons atggcTCCAGCAACTTCACTTTTTGTCGAAAACCCAATTGAAACTCCTTCTCAAGCATCAAAGAGAATAAGCGTCAAAGCACTGGTGGAATCTCCTGGTCTCGCGTCCATCCCTTCTAACTATTCCTACTCTTCGAATCCTAACGAATCTGCTGCTTCTAACCCCGATGAAGATACATTCCCCATCATCGATTTCTCGTTGCTTACATCTGCTGATCCTCATCAACGCTCCAAAATCATCCAAGATCTCGACAGAGCCTGTCGAGAATGGGGTTTCTTCATG CTGGTGAACCATGGCGTTTCAAAGAGCTTGATGAAGGAAGTACTGGAAGGATGCAACGAATTCTTCAATCTGCCGATGGAGGAGAAGATGGAATTCGAAGGTAAAGACATTTGGCAGCCCATCAGGTTCGGCaccggcatcgatgtcaaggtTGAGAAATTCTTCTCCTGGAGGGATTTCTTGAAGTGCTATGTCCACCCTCAGTTCAACTTCCCCAACAAACCCAAAGGTTTCAG CGACGTTGCGCAAGAATATACCAAAAGAAGCCGAGAAGTGATTAAGGAGCTGCTGAGAGGGGTATCGGAAAGCTTAGGATTCGAAGGGTCCTACATAGAGAAGGCAATGAATTTGGACTCCGGTTTGCAAATATTTGCAGCGAACCTCTATCCGGTTTGTCCGCAACCAGAAACTGCAATGGGCATCCCTGCGCATACCGATCACGGCCTTTTAACCCTACTCATCGAGAACGATATCGGGGGCCTGCAAATTCAGCACAACGGAGAGTGGTTCAATGTGCATCCACTTCCCAACTCTTTCTTGGTTAACACTGGTGATCATCTCGAG ATACTGAGCAACGGGAGGTACAAGAGCATCAAGCACAGAGCAGTTGTCAACAACAAAGCTACAAGGATATCGATAGCCTCACCACTTGGACCGTCGCTCGATACGGTGGTTAGCCCAGCACCAGAGCTGATGGAGCGCGAAAATCGCCCGGCAGCGTTCTTGCCGATGAAGTATAAGGAATATATGGATCGCCAACTCGAGGGGAAACCCGTATCTGACAGTGTTCGACTCCCAGTTGCTTAG
- the LOC131308926 gene encoding 2-oxoglutarate-dependent dioxygenase 19-like: MATATSHFVENPTETPLQVSKRVTVQALVESPGLASIPSNYSYFSNPNESAASNPDEDTFPIIDFSLLTSADPHQRSKIIQDLDRACREWGFFMLVNHGVSKSLMKQVLEGCNEFFNLPMEEKMEFEGKDIWKPIRFGTGVDVKVEKFFFWRDFLKCYVHPHFNFPNKPKGFSEVAEEYSKRTRDVIKELLKGVSESLGFEESYIEKAMNLDSGSQLFAANLYPVCPQPETAMGIPAHTDHGLLTLLIENDIGGLQIQHNGEWFNVHPLPNSFLVNTGDHLEILSNGRYKSIKHRAVVNNKATRISIASPLGPSLDKVVSPAPELIGGETGRPAAYLPMTYKEYMERQLDGKPCLDHVRIPGA, encoded by the exons aTGGCTACAGCAACTTCACATTTTGTCGAAAACCCAACTGAAACTCCTCTTCAAGTATCAAAGCGAGTGACCGTCCAAGCACTGGTGGAATCTCCTGGTCTCGCGTCCATCCCTTCTAACTACTCCTACTTTTCGAATCCTAATGAATCTGCTGCTTCTAACCCCGATGAAGATACATTCCCCATCATTGATTTCTCGTTGCTCACATCTGCTGATCCTCATCAACGCTCCAAAATCATCCAAGATCTGGACAGAGCCTGCCGAGAATGGGGTTTCTTCATG CTGGTGAACCATGGTGTGTCAAAGAGCTTGATGAAGCAAGTACTGGAAGGGTGCAATGAATTCTTCAATCTGCCGATGGAGGAGAAGATGGAATTCGAAGGGAAAGACATTTGGAAGCCCATAAGGTTCGGCACCGGGGTCGATGTCAAGGTCGAGAAATTCTTCTTCTGGAGGGATTTCTTGAAGTGCTATGTCCACCCTCACTTCAACTTCCCCAACAAACCCAAAGGTTTCAG cGAGGTTGCAGAAGAATATAGCAAAAGAACCCGAGATGTGATTAAGGAACTCCTGAAAGGGGTATCAGAGAGCTTAGGATTCGAAGAGTCCTACATAGAGAAGGCAATGAATTTGGACTCCGGTTCGCAATTGTTTGCCGCGAACCTCTATCCGGTTTGTCCGCAGCCAGAAACTGCAATGGGCATCCCTGCACATACCGATCATGGCCTTTTAACGCTCCTCATTGAGAACGATATCGGAGGCCTGCAAATTCAGCACAATGGAGAGTGGTTCAATGTGCATCCACTTCCCAACTCTTTCCTGGTTAATACTGGCGATCACCTCGAG ATACTGAGCAATGGGAGGTACAAGAGTATCAAGCACAGAGCAGTCGTGAACAACAAAGCTACAAGGATATCGATAGCCTCACCACTTGGACCGTCGCTCGACAAGGTGGTTAGCCCTGCACCGGAGCTGATAGGGGGTGAAACCGGCCGTCCGGCTGCGTACTTGCCGATGACGTATAAAGAATATATGGAGCGTCAACTTGACGGGAAACCCTGCTTGGACCATGTTCGAATCCCAGGTGCTTAG